The proteins below are encoded in one region of Amycolatopsis acidiphila:
- a CDS encoding ABC transporter ATP-binding protein, producing MQNNGSGRIVVQNLSKTFGPVSAVQNLSFVVEPGSVTGFLGPNGAGKTTTLRMILGLVTPTAGVATVSGLPYDQLGNPARIVGAVLENEGFHPKRTARNHLRVYASAIGVPDQRADEVLGLVGLSAAAERKPGGFSLGMRQRLALATALLGNPQVLVLDEPANGLDPEGILWLRNFLRAYAREGRTVLVSSHLLSEVEQTIDQVVIISHGVTRYYGSLEQLRGSQQSRVLVQAADPNALVKALQEGGFGQIEPTPDGRVAVLGATRQQIGDLVAKSGLAVYGIEEDRADLEKLFFQLTNGQYAGAPYQQPQYQQQYPPQQGGGWGPPPPGYPPQQPPQQQPYQTPPGGYQQPGPHQGWGGQR from the coding sequence ATGCAGAACAACGGTAGCGGCCGGATTGTCGTGCAGAATCTCAGTAAGACCTTCGGCCCGGTCTCGGCTGTGCAGAACCTGAGCTTCGTGGTGGAACCGGGGTCGGTGACGGGGTTCCTCGGCCCGAACGGCGCGGGGAAGACGACGACCCTGCGCATGATCCTCGGCCTGGTCACCCCGACGGCGGGGGTCGCGACGGTGAGCGGTTTGCCGTACGACCAGCTGGGCAACCCGGCGCGGATCGTGGGCGCGGTACTGGAGAACGAGGGCTTCCATCCGAAACGGACCGCCCGCAACCACCTGCGGGTGTACGCGTCGGCGATCGGGGTGCCGGATCAGCGCGCGGACGAGGTGCTGGGACTGGTGGGGCTTTCGGCCGCCGCGGAGCGCAAGCCGGGCGGGTTCTCGCTCGGGATGCGGCAGCGGCTGGCACTGGCGACGGCGTTGCTGGGCAACCCGCAGGTGCTGGTGCTCGACGAGCCTGCGAACGGTCTGGACCCCGAGGGGATCCTTTGGCTGCGCAACTTCTTGCGTGCCTACGCACGTGAAGGCCGCACGGTACTGGTGTCGAGCCACCTGCTGTCCGAAGTGGAGCAGACGATCGACCAGGTGGTGATCATCAGCCACGGCGTGACGCGCTACTACGGTTCGCTCGAGCAGCTGCGCGGCAGCCAGCAGTCGCGGGTGCTGGTGCAGGCGGCCGATCCGAACGCGCTGGTGAAAGCGTTGCAGGAGGGCGGCTTCGGCCAGATCGAGCCGACCCCGGACGGCCGGGTGGCGGTGCTGGGCGCGACGCGGCAGCAGATCGGCGACCTGGTCGCGAAGTCGGGCCTCGCGGTGTACGGCATCGAAGAGGACCGGGCGGACCTGGAGAAGCTGTTCTTCCAGCTGACCAACGGTCAGTACGCCGGCGCGCCGTACCAGCAGCCGCAGTACCAGCAGCAGTATCCGCCGCAGCAGGGCGGCGGCTGGGGGCCGCCACCGCCGGGCTATCCGCCACAGCAACCACCGCAGCAGCAGCCGTATCAGACACCACCGGGCGGCTACCAGCAGCCGGGCCCGCACCAGGGTTGGGGAGGACAGCGCTGA
- a CDS encoding ABC transporter ATP-binding protein, with protein sequence MTAAAPTTTEPKTGWIRRLGAACWRHPWLVVLSLAAAVVSVGFQAVGPLLVKVAVDDAVGGRTSQLGLLAAGLVGVQVLMFATAFVRRYVGGRLALDVQHDLRRAVFGAVSRLDGGKQDTLRTGQVVSRAITDLQLVVSLLMVTPVSAGSVIFALFSLGAMLWMSPALTLIALVVVPAVAIVAGASRKRLFPATWSAQQRAADVAQHVEETVTGVRVVKGFGQEAREVSRLENTAKKLFAERLRAARLSAVPTATTSALPAAGQVAVLAFGGILALRGEVSLGTFLAFASYVSGLIGPARMLSAMVVQAQLTRAGADRVYELIDAQPEVRDKPDARPLPEGPLGIRLDDVKFGYTRSEPVLDRMSVEAEPGETLALVGTAGSGKSTISLLLPRFYDVHAGSVRLGGCDVRDVRLADLRKAIGVVFEEAFLFSSSVRDNIAYGRPDASDEEVHAAAKAAEAHEFIMQLPLGYDTLVGERGLMLSGGQRQRLGLARALLTDPRVLILDDATSAVDTVTEAAIHDTLRAVTATRTTLLIAHRKSTLALADRIAVLDAGRVVDVGTAKELEERCELYRELVSGPGEGVEEKHRRECVVRPESGVTPELWPAPVDQDDAGQLADAAQQRSATPAAAGGGMGGMRGAFDVPPTPELIEGVRRLPPATDVPALVPENVTGPDPRFRLGRLLRPVRTLLTAVIVLVGLDAGASIALPALYQLGVDHGVRPGVESVVWITAAIGAVIIALDWVVIRAQTRITARAGETVLYSLRVRSYAHLQRLGLDYYERELSGKIMTRMTTDVDALSTFLQTGVAQAVISALTLLGISAALLITDVSLALYALSVLPILIVATVVFRRLATAAYNEARERVSVVNADMQENVSGLRVAQAYSREERSAEDFASRSDAYRRSRLRAQRYVATYFPFVTLLSGVAEAIVLVAGSSRVAGGTLPVGVLLGFLLYLNLFFSPIQQLSSVFDGYQQAKVGLRRISDLLRTPTSVPRAANPLPVPDRLSGEVTFDAVDFSYPGTDALALADISLKVVPGETVALVGATGAGKSTAVKLVARFYDATGGKVGIDGVDVKDYDLPGLRHRMGVVPQEAHLFSGTVAENVRYGRPDASDADVEAAVRAVGALDGVAALPAGFRQPVGERGRSLSAGQRQLIALARAELVDPDVLLLDEATAALDPSTEAAVLQATENLARRRTTFVVAHRLATAARADRIVVLAHGRVVEQGTHAQLLAANGQYAELWRTGNHE encoded by the coding sequence GTGACCGCTGCTGCTCCCACCACAACTGAACCGAAGACCGGCTGGATCCGCAGACTGGGCGCCGCCTGCTGGCGGCATCCCTGGCTCGTCGTCCTCTCGCTCGCCGCGGCCGTCGTCAGCGTCGGCTTCCAGGCCGTCGGCCCGCTGCTGGTGAAGGTCGCGGTCGACGACGCCGTCGGCGGCCGGACCTCGCAGCTGGGGCTGCTGGCCGCCGGGCTGGTCGGGGTGCAGGTGCTGATGTTCGCCACCGCGTTCGTCCGCCGTTACGTGGGCGGCCGGCTGGCCTTGGACGTGCAGCACGACCTGCGGCGGGCGGTGTTCGGCGCGGTGTCGCGTTTGGACGGCGGCAAGCAGGACACGCTGCGCACCGGCCAGGTCGTGTCCCGGGCGATCACCGACCTGCAGCTGGTCGTCTCGCTGCTGATGGTGACACCCGTTTCGGCCGGTTCGGTCATCTTCGCCCTGTTCTCGCTCGGGGCGATGCTGTGGATGTCACCGGCGTTGACGCTGATCGCGCTGGTCGTGGTGCCCGCGGTCGCGATCGTCGCGGGCGCCTCCCGCAAGCGGTTGTTCCCGGCCACCTGGTCGGCGCAGCAGCGGGCCGCGGACGTGGCGCAGCACGTCGAGGAGACCGTGACGGGCGTGCGCGTGGTCAAGGGCTTCGGCCAGGAGGCGCGGGAGGTCTCCCGGCTGGAGAACACGGCGAAGAAGCTGTTCGCGGAGCGGCTGCGGGCGGCCCGGCTGTCGGCCGTGCCGACGGCGACGACCTCCGCGCTGCCCGCGGCCGGACAGGTCGCCGTTCTCGCCTTCGGTGGCATCCTCGCGCTTCGCGGCGAAGTGAGCCTCGGCACCTTCCTCGCCTTCGCCAGCTACGTGTCCGGCCTGATCGGCCCGGCCCGGATGCTCTCGGCGATGGTGGTGCAGGCGCAGCTGACGCGCGCGGGCGCGGACCGGGTGTACGAGCTGATCGACGCCCAGCCCGAGGTCCGCGACAAGCCGGACGCCCGCCCGCTGCCCGAGGGGCCGCTCGGCATCCGGCTCGACGACGTGAAGTTCGGCTACACGCGGTCCGAACCAGTGCTCGACAGGATGTCGGTGGAGGCCGAGCCGGGCGAGACGCTCGCACTGGTCGGCACCGCGGGCTCGGGGAAGTCGACGATTTCGTTGCTGCTGCCCCGGTTCTACGACGTGCACGCGGGCTCGGTCCGGCTCGGCGGCTGCGACGTGCGGGACGTGCGCCTCGCCGACCTGCGCAAGGCGATCGGCGTGGTGTTCGAGGAAGCGTTCCTGTTCTCCAGCTCGGTGCGCGACAACATCGCCTACGGCAGGCCGGACGCGAGCGACGAGGAGGTCCACGCGGCCGCCAAGGCCGCGGAGGCGCACGAGTTCATCATGCAGCTGCCCCTGGGCTACGACACGCTCGTCGGCGAACGGGGGCTGATGCTCTCGGGTGGTCAGCGGCAACGGCTCGGGCTGGCCAGGGCGCTGCTCACCGACCCGCGCGTGCTGATCCTCGACGACGCGACCTCGGCCGTGGACACGGTCACCGAGGCCGCGATCCATGACACCCTGCGCGCGGTCACCGCCACCCGTACGACGCTGCTCATCGCACACCGCAAGTCGACGCTGGCGCTCGCCGACCGGATCGCCGTGCTGGACGCGGGCCGGGTCGTCGACGTGGGCACGGCCAAGGAGCTCGAGGAACGCTGCGAGCTGTACCGGGAACTGGTCTCCGGTCCCGGTGAGGGCGTCGAGGAGAAGCACCGGCGCGAATGCGTGGTGCGCCCGGAAAGCGGCGTCACACCGGAGCTGTGGCCGGCGCCGGTCGACCAGGACGACGCCGGACAGCTCGCGGACGCCGCGCAGCAGCGCAGCGCCACCCCGGCCGCCGCCGGCGGCGGGATGGGCGGGATGCGCGGCGCGTTCGACGTGCCGCCGACCCCGGAGCTCATCGAGGGCGTGCGCAGGCTGCCGCCCGCCACGGACGTCCCGGCGCTGGTGCCGGAGAACGTCACCGGACCGGACCCCCGGTTCCGCCTCGGGCGGCTGCTCCGGCCGGTGCGCACCCTGCTGACGGCGGTGATCGTGCTGGTCGGGCTGGACGCGGGGGCGTCGATCGCGCTGCCCGCGCTCTACCAGCTCGGCGTGGACCACGGTGTCCGGCCCGGCGTCGAGTCGGTCGTCTGGATCACCGCCGCGATCGGCGCGGTGATCATCGCGCTGGACTGGGTGGTGATCCGCGCGCAGACCCGGATCACCGCGCGCGCCGGGGAGACGGTGCTCTACTCGCTGCGCGTGCGCAGCTACGCGCATCTGCAGCGGCTCGGCCTCGACTACTACGAGCGCGAGCTGTCCGGCAAGATCATGACGCGGATGACCACGGACGTCGACGCGCTCTCGACGTTCCTGCAGACCGGCGTCGCGCAGGCCGTGATCAGCGCGCTCACCCTCCTCGGCATCTCGGCCGCGCTGCTGATCACCGACGTCTCCCTTGCCCTGTACGCGCTTTCCGTGCTGCCGATCCTGATCGTCGCCACGGTGGTCTTCCGCAGGCTCGCCACCGCCGCCTACAACGAGGCGCGGGAACGGGTGAGCGTCGTCAACGCCGACATGCAGGAGAACGTCAGCGGCCTGCGGGTCGCGCAGGCCTACAGCCGCGAGGAGCGCTCGGCCGAGGACTTCGCATCCCGCAGCGACGCCTACCGCCGCTCCCGGCTACGCGCCCAACGCTATGTCGCGACCTACTTCCCTTTCGTCACCCTGCTTTCCGGGGTCGCCGAGGCGATCGTGCTGGTGGCGGGGTCGAGCCGGGTCGCGGGCGGCACGCTGCCGGTCGGCGTGCTGCTCGGGTTCCTGCTGTACCTGAACCTGTTCTTCTCCCCGATCCAGCAGCTGTCCTCGGTGTTCGACGGCTACCAGCAAGCGAAGGTCGGCCTGCGCCGGATCAGCGACCTGCTGCGCACGCCGACGTCGGTACCGCGGGCGGCGAACCCGCTCCCGGTGCCGGACCGGTTGTCCGGCGAGGTCACCTTCGACGCCGTCGACTTCTCCTACCCCGGCACGGATGCGCTGGCGCTGGCGGACATCTCGCTCAAGGTCGTGCCGGGCGAGACGGTCGCGCTGGTGGGCGCGACGGGCGCGGGCAAGTCGACGGCGGTGAAGCTGGTCGCCCGGTTCTACGACGCGACCGGCGGCAAGGTCGGCATCGACGGCGTGGACGTGAAGGACTACGACCTGCCCGGGCTGCGGCACCGGATGGGCGTGGTGCCGCAGGAGGCGCACCTGTTCTCGGGCACGGTCGCGGAGAACGTGCGCTACGGACGGCCGGACGCGAGCGACGCCGACGTGGAGGCCGCCGTCCGCGCCGTCGGCGCGCTCGACGGGGTGGCGGCGTTGCCCGCGGGGTTCCGGCAGCCGGTCGGCGAGCGCGGCAGGTCGCTCTCGGCCGGGCAGCGGCAGCTGATCGCGCTGGCGCGTGCCGAGCTGGTCGACCCGGACGTGCTGCTGCTCGACGAGGCGACGGCGGCGCTGGACCCGTCGACCGAGGCCGCGGTGCTGCAGGCGACCGAGAACCTGGCGCGCCGACGGACGACCTTCGTGGTCGCCCACCGGCTCGCGACGGCCGCCCGCGCGGACCGGATCGTCGTGCTCGCCCACGGTCGCGTCGTCGAGCAGGGCACGCACGCCCAGCTCCTCGCCGCGAACGGGCAGTACGCCGAGCTGTGGCGGACGGGCAACCACGAGTGA
- a CDS encoding ABC-2 transporter permease: MGRLLVAEFRKTLTTKSWWGLMIPAVVLAFGFALGWGAFANEVGDVLSSSETQIIAQALGIETGHLPMGLLAIGHGINIGLTFPVIFGVFALAGEYSKKTITTTFLTAPNRVSVLTAKMITYSVWGAVYGLVVAAAASLGIALTVDGSRLPTGGQWLAVVGASVLAGVLATLFGIGVGAVWNSVVGSVVTLVIYLLVIENVLVLIFYGLWRVDWLGGVLPNGTMNGIVGAIGAQAFGAAGVKVPGLDAEAQWTLQYVAGAPGAFSWWASALVFFAWTMVFFAGGWVANQRRDIT; this comes from the coding sequence ATGGGCCGCTTGCTCGTCGCGGAGTTCCGCAAGACGCTCACCACGAAGAGCTGGTGGGGGCTGATGATCCCGGCCGTCGTGCTGGCCTTCGGGTTCGCGCTCGGCTGGGGCGCGTTCGCCAACGAGGTCGGCGACGTGCTCTCCAGCAGCGAGACGCAGATCATCGCGCAGGCGCTGGGCATCGAGACCGGCCACCTGCCGATGGGCCTGCTGGCCATCGGGCACGGGATCAACATCGGGCTGACGTTCCCGGTGATCTTCGGTGTGTTCGCGCTCGCCGGTGAGTACAGCAAGAAGACGATCACGACGACGTTCCTCACGGCCCCGAACCGGGTTTCCGTGCTGACCGCGAAGATGATCACCTACAGCGTCTGGGGCGCGGTCTACGGCCTCGTGGTCGCCGCCGCGGCGAGCCTGGGCATCGCGCTCACGGTCGACGGCTCGCGGCTGCCGACGGGCGGCCAGTGGCTGGCCGTCGTCGGCGCGAGCGTGCTCGCCGGGGTCCTCGCGACGCTGTTCGGCATCGGCGTCGGCGCGGTCTGGAACAGCGTCGTCGGCAGCGTGGTCACCCTGGTCATCTACCTGCTGGTGATCGAGAACGTGCTGGTCCTGATCTTCTACGGGCTGTGGCGGGTGGACTGGCTGGGCGGGGTGCTGCCCAACGGCACGATGAACGGCATCGTGGGCGCGATCGGGGCGCAGGCCTTCGGCGCGGCCGGGGTGAAGGTGCCCGGGCTGGACGCGGAGGCGCAGTGGACGCTGCAGTACGTCGCGGGCGCGCCCGGCGCGTTCTCGTGGTGGGCCTCGGCGCTGGTGTTCTTCGCCTGGACCATGGTGTTCTTCGCCGGCGGATGGGTCGCGAACCAGCGGCGCGACATCACCTGA